Proteins from one Drosophila gunungcola strain Sukarami chromosome 2R unlocalized genomic scaffold, Dgunungcola_SK_2 000012F, whole genome shotgun sequence genomic window:
- the LOC128255901 gene encoding DNA polymerase zeta catalytic subunit isoform X2: protein MEQCPTMPPVVREEDLELLDALQLLEEQNESESHVDLDSSLAPLSQNHKMYELSPELLDKETAAAAAAGSHAIPDEDCDSDEDAEQGTRHDFSTALDDINELLLKLTQSQPEPVESKNQDPSTQLPQIDGADDGLQRTPKKKTSSKLNSSPPKTPTTPRGQASLLKSPRTPKTSAAKKYAPLPLTIGSSSAKKNNEETTGKVFNPRLSLQLDQGPQVRTPKSPGPELSLRRKLAMTELRRKSVEESNSFVRLKNDCTPLRSTRRSKRNLDKTHVTCSLTPRDRNPSFSDMFETADGERIPEESIRDQTEDSPGIKERREPKVSKKKPRSSEGNSLDGEKPRRSLRHQKNLINPDEYFTEIEKTQPGANTARRTQIHKKPRLGSNLEDVNVICTKSFEQNNGTHKINPVEKSLDNLNTRDAVKSPKQKHEIVTQQSKEVVEKNSDEINNLKSIECSVSKSETYGNSHEEEVQNELFQQKPDALHSEDPANPIETRQLASSDDEAIESDTESDTRVTKLRKTPNLRRLRRSFRSELLSQQVTPSSGRAQPDSHTTPEISPKSNENHTPELMRSFYEHSLIVNSPSVFSDILGSPSPMVSSMSNSFVISPLELPPSYDEVVRGCGKLDIPEYEFQKPFYSKPADVSKVTEVGFLVLHIPGNKLNDCEPFQSVLGNDRGLASWRRQQLIAIGGPAMLQRHRGEQRMREYFGSGQKVAIEPVQLAPTRQEAKVWLKAKELLRQREEPAMPADDIDSPIKIKRQKITMMLQAEAGDAASGDEDAGEDFNCSLSLTPLSQAKGKAKDTPISGKAKGVSRNRLQRGTKLNFKECQEEEIPASSQSSEQSVSSSAAQAALERSSFLRQLEGSSQELLQHDLSFGLSHATLDNTFGFKVNLENLQQAKADIDCNHLTIFTLEVFVSTRGELQPDPMHDEIRCLFYAIEHSLQDEGLPSKACGYIMVNSAQDLLSEGRIHGLDRDIEVQVVASESEAFEALLALCGRWDADIYAGYEIEMSSWGYVIDRAKHLCFNISPLLSRVPTQKVRDFVDEDREQFTDLDVEMKLCGRILLDVWRLMRSEIALTSYTFENVMYHILHKRCPWHSAQTLSEWFSSPCTRWIVMEYYLERVRGTLALLDQLDLLGRTSEMAKLIGIQFYEVLSRGSQFRVESMMLRIAKPKNLVPLSPSVQARAHMRAPEYLALIMEPHSRFYADPLIVLDFQSLYPSMIIAYNYCFSTCLGRVEHLGASSPFEFGASQLRVSRQMLQKLLEHDLVTVSPCGVVFVKREVREGILPRMLTEILDTRQMVKQSMKLHKDSSALQRILHSRQLGLKLMANVTYGYTAANFSGRMPAVEVGDSVVSKGRETLERAIKLVEANEEWKVRVVYGDTDSMFVLVPGRNRAEAFRIGEEIAQAVTEMNPQPVKLKLEKVYQPCLLQTKKRYVGYMYETADQAEPVYEAKGIETVRRDGCPAVAKMLEKVLRLLFETQDVSRIKQYVCRQFTKLLSGKANLQDLIFAKEFRGLNGYKPTACVPALELTRKWMQKDPRHVPRRGERVPFIIVNGPPGMQLIRLVRSPHDILANEGHKINAIYYITKAIIPPLNRCLLLIGANVHDWFASLPRKLLMTPAVGTANELAGARVAKSTISQYFSTTSCVIDCGRQTKAGICPECLRDATKCVAMLSDKTARLERGYQLTRQICQACCGRLGSLQCDSLDCPVRYVLEGRRRELQQIEHVQKLLEIHF, encoded by the exons ATGGAACAGTGCCCCACGATGCCACCTGTGG TGAGGGAGGAGGACCTGGAACTTTTGGATGCGTTGCAGCTGCTGGAGGAGCAGAACGAAAGCGAATCGCATGTGGATTTGGACAGCTCCTTGGCCCCCTTGTCGCAGAACCACAAAATGT ACGAACTGAGCCCGGAGCTGTTGGATAAAGAaacagcagctgctgctgctgcaggatCTCATGCGATCCCCGACGAGGATTGTGACTCCGATGAGGATGCGGAGCAGGGAACCCGACATGACTTTTCCACCGCCCTCGACGACATCAATGAACTACTACTAAAACTAACCCAAAGTCAGCCCGAGCCTGTGGAGTCCAAAAATCAAGATCCCTCAACGCAATTGCCGCAAATCGATGGCGCTGATGATGGCTTGCAGAgaacacccaaaaaaaagacCAGCTCCAAGTTGAATTCAAGTCCTCCAAAGACACCCACCACGCCGAGAGGTCAGGCAAGCCTGCTGAAGTCGCCCCGCACACCGAAAACCAGTGCGGCCAAGAAATATGCCCCACTGCCTCTGACAATTGGAAGCAGCTCGGCAAAAA AAAACAACGAGGAAACCACaggaaaagtttttaatcCCCGCCTCAGCTTGCAGCTTGATCAAGGACCACAAGTGAGAACGCCGAAATCACCTGG gcCGGAGCTGTCGCTTCGCAGGAAACTGGCCATGACGGAGCTGCGACGAAAAAGTGTCGAGGAATCAAACAGTTTCGTCCGTTTGAAGAACGA TTGTACACCACTTCGCAGTACCAGGCGATCGAAACGCAATCTGGACAAAACACACGTGACTTGCTCACTGACGCCGAGGGACAGAAATCCCAGTTTCTCCGACATGTTTGAAACAGCGGATGGCGAGCGAATACCAGAGGAAAGTATTCGTGACCAAACTGAGGATAGTCCTGGGATTAAGGAACGTAGGGAACCAAAagtcagtaaaaaaaaaccacgaAGCTCAGAAGGAAACTCTTTGGATGGAGAAAAACCAAGGCGAAGTCTGCGTCATCAGAAGAACTTGATTAATCCAGATGAGTATTTCacagaaatagaaaaaacaCAGCCCGGTGCAAACACCGCACGTCGAACtcaaatacataaaaaaccCAGACTTGGAAGTAACTTAGAGGATGTAAATGTTATATGCACGAAAAGTTTCGAACAAAATAATGGAACACATAAAATAAACCCGGTGGAGAAATCATTAGATAATTTGAATACAAGAGATGCAGTGAAAAGTCCCAAACAGAAGCATGAAATAGTTACTCAACAGTCAAAAGAAGTTGTTGAAAAAAACTCAGAtgaaattaacaatttaaaatcaattgagTGCTCCGTCTCTAAGTCGGAAACTTATGGGAACAGTCATGAAGAAGAGGTACAAAATGAACTATTTCAACAGAAACCAGATGCTCTCCACTCCGAAGATCCGGCCAATCCCATTGAGACACGCCAATTAGCTTCAAGCGATGATGAGGCCATTGAATCGGACACAGAGAGCGATACTAGAGTCACCAAGCTACGCAAAACACCCAATTTGAGGAGACTTCGCAGGAGCTTTCGTTCGGAGCTTCTAAGCCAGCAGGTGACTCCAAGTTCAGGCAGAGCACAGCCTGACTCTCACACAACTCCAGAGATAAGTCCCAAGAGCAATGAAAACCACACTCCAGAGCTAATGAGAAGTTTCTACGAGCACTCGCTGATTGTTAACAGTCCGTCGGTCTTTAGCGACATATTGGGTAGTCCCAGTCCCATGGTGTCGTCTATGTCTAACTCCTTTGTGATTTCTCCCTTGGAGCTGCCCCCGTCGTACGATGAAGTGGTTCGTGGTTGTGGCAAGTTGGACATACCGGAGTACGAGTTCCAGAAGCCTTTCTACAGCAAACCCGCCGACGTGAGCAAGGTGACGGAGGTGGGCTTCCTGGTGCTTCACATTCCGGGAAACAAGCTCAATGACTGCGAGCCCTTCCAAAGCGTCCTTGGCAACGACCGTGGGCTGGCCTCCTGGCGACGCCAGCAACTGATAGCTATCGGTGGCCCGGCCATGTTGCAGCGACATCGCGGGGAACAGAGGATGCGGGAGTACTTCGGCAGTGGGCAGAAAGTGGCAATCGAACCTGTTCAGCTAGCACCCACCCGGCAAGAGGCCAAGGTCTGGCTGAAGGCCAAGGAGCTGCTTCGCCAGCGAGAGGAACCAGCGATGCCAGCAGACGACATAGACAGTCCCATTAAAATCAAGCGCCAAAAGATCACCATGATGCTGCAGGCAGAGGCTGGCGACGCTGCTAGTGGCGACGAAGACGCTGGCGAGGACTTCAACTGCAGCCTGAGCCTTACACCCCTGTCCCAAGCTAAGGGTAAAGCCAAGGACACCCCAATAAGTGGCAAAGCCAAGGGAGTGTCGAGAAATCGCCTTCAACGAGGGACCAAGCTGAACTTCAAGGAATGCCAGGAGGAGGAGATCCCAGCCAGCTCGCAGTCCAGCGAGCAGAGCGTCTCCAGTAGTGCTGCCCAGGCGGCGCTGGAGCGGAGCTCCTTCCTGCGCCAGTTGGAGGGCAGTAGCCaggagctgctgcagcacGATCTCAGCTTCGGACTGAGTCACGCCACCCTGGACAACACGTTCGGGTTCAAGGTTAACCTGGAGAACCTGCAGCAGGCCAAGGCCGACATCGATTGCAACCACCTGACCATTTTCACACTGGAGGTCTTTGTGTCCACGCGCGGCGAACTGCAACCAGATCCCATGCACGACGAGATCCGCTGTTTGTTCTACGCCATCGAGCATAGTTTGCAGGACGAAGGTCTTCCGAGCAAGGCCTGTGGCTATATCATGGTCAACAGTGCCCAGGACTTGCTCAGTGAGGGGCGTATCCATGGCCTGGATCGGGACATTGAAGTGCAAGTGGTGGCCAGCGAATCAGAAGCGTTCGAGGCACTGCTGGCCTTGTGTGGACGCTGGGATGCGGATATATATGCCGGATACGAGATCGAGATGTCCTCGTGGGGCTATGTGATCGACCGGGCCAAGCATTTGTGCTTCAATATCTCACCTTTGCTGTCACGAGTGCCCACGCAGAAGGTGCGCGATTTTGTGGACGAGGATCGGGAGCAGTTCACCGACCTGGATGTGGAGATGAAACTCTGCGGCCGCATCCTGCTGGACGTGTGGCGTCTGATGCGTTCCGAGATCGCCTTGACGTCGTACACATTCGAGAACGTGATGTACCACATCCTACACAAGAGATGTCCCTGGCACTCTGCCCAGACGCTCAGCGAATGGTTTTCCTCGCCCTGCACTCGTTGGATAGTGATGGAATACTATTTGGAGCGGGTGCGGGGCACCTTGGCGCTGTTGGATCAGCTGGACCTACTGGGACGGACCAGCGAAATGGCCAAGCTCATCGGCATCCAGTTCTACGAGGTGTTGTCGCGCGGATCGCAGTTTCGTGTGGAGAGCATGATGCTCAG AATCGCTAAGCCAAAGAACCTGGTGCCACTCTCGCCCAGCGTCCAGGCTCGAGCTCATATGAGGGCTCCCGAGTATCTGGCTCTGATCATGGAACCCCATTCGCGCTTCTACGCTGATCCGCTCATCGTGCTTGACTTCCAGAGCTTATACCCCAGCATGATCATCGCCTACAACTACTGCTTCTCCACGTGCTTGGGTAGAGTGGAGCACCTGGGCGCTAGCTCGCCGTTCGAGTTTGGTGCTTCGCAGCTGCGGGTTTCCAGACAGATGCTTCAGAAGCTGCTGGAGCACGACCTGGTCACCGTCTCGCCCTGCGGCGTGGTGTTCGTGAAGCGCGAGGTGCGCGAGGGCATCCTGCCGCGCATGCTCACTGAGATTCTGGACACGCGCCAAATGGTCAAGCAGTCGATGAAGCTGCACAAGGACAGCTCTGCCCTGCAAAGGATTCTCCACTCCAGGCAGTTGGGCCTCAAGCTGATGGCCAATGTCACCTACGGCTACACGGCAGCCAACTTCAGTGGCCGGATGCCTGCGGTGGAAGTGGGTGACTCGGTGGTGTCCAAAGGGCGGGAGACTCTGGAGCGGGCCATCAAGCTGGTGGAGGCCAATGAGGAGTGGAAGGTGCGCGTCGTCTATGGCGACACCGACTCCATGTTCGTTCTCGTGCCCGGTCGAAACCGAGCGGAGGCCTTTCGCATTGGCGAGGAGATCGCCCAGGCCGTCACCGAGATGAATCCTCAGCCGGtgaagctgaagctggagAAAGTCTACCAACCGTGCCTGCTGCAGACCAAGAAGCGCTATGTGGGCTACATGTACGAGACGGCCGACCAGGCGGAGCCCGTCTACGAGGCCAAGGGCATTGAGACAGTGCGTCGCGACGGCTGTCCGGCGGTGGCCAAGATGCTGGAGAAGGTGCTGCGCCTTCTGTTCGAGACGCAGGACGTGAGCAGGATCAAGCAGTACGTGTGCCGGCAGTTCACCAAGCTGCTCTCCGGCAAGGCCAATCTGCAGGACCTGATCTTCGCCAAGGAGTTCCGCGGTCTCAACGGCTACAAGCCCACGGCCTGTGTGCCTGCACTGGAACTCACTCG AAAATGGATGCAGAAGGATCCGCGACATGTGCCGCGTCGCGGTGAGCGGGTGCCCTTTATAATAGTCAACGGACCGCCGGGCATGCAGCTCATTCGCCTGGTCCGCAGCCCCCACGACATTCTGGCCAACGAGGGCCACAAGATCAATGCCATCTACTACATCACCAAGGCGATTATCCCGCCGCTGAACCGCTGCCTGCTGCTGATCGGAGCCAATGTGCACGACTGGTTTGCCAGTCTGCCGCGCAAGTTGCTGATGACGCCAGCTGTGGGAACGGCCAACGAGTTGGCCGGTGCACGAGTGGCCAAGTCCACCATTTCGCAGTATTTCTCCACCACCAGCTGTGTCATCGATTGTGGCCGCCAAACCAAGGCGGGCATTTGTCCCGAGTGCCTTAGGGATGCCACCAAATGTGTGGCTATGCTCTCGGACAAGACCGCGCGTTTGGAGAGGGGCTACCAGCTCACCCGACAGATCTGCCAGGCCTGTTGCGGTCGACTGGGTAGCCTCCAGTGCGACTCCCTCGACTGTCCAGTTCGTTATGTTTTGGAAGGAAGACGAAGGGAGCTCCAGCAAATCGAACACGTTCAGAAGCTGCTGGAGATTCACTTCTAA